One Undibacter mobilis genomic region harbors:
- a CDS encoding transaldolase, with protein sequence MNAIRDFKIKIFADGADLQGMLTMAEKPFIKGFTTNPTLMRKAGIQDYEEFARQVLARIQDRPVSFEVFADSANEMIAQGRVIGSWGKNVNVKVPVTNTKGEFMGEVISRLSKEGVVLNVTAILTTDQVRQVAEALSPATPAIVSVFAGRIADTGVDPVAIMLECKRILQSRPKAELLWASPREILNLVQANDCGCDIITMTNDLLAKVAGLGKDLSTFSLETVSMFYRDAQAAGYSIRVPGASAA encoded by the coding sequence ATGAACGCCATCCGCGACTTCAAGATCAAGATCTTCGCCGACGGCGCCGATCTGCAAGGGATGCTGACGATGGCGGAGAAGCCCTTCATCAAGGGATTCACCACGAACCCGACCCTGATGCGCAAGGCTGGCATTCAGGACTACGAGGAATTTGCCCGTCAGGTGCTGGCGCGCATTCAGGACAGGCCGGTGTCTTTCGAGGTCTTCGCCGACAGTGCGAATGAGATGATCGCGCAAGGCCGCGTCATCGGGTCGTGGGGCAAGAACGTTAATGTGAAGGTGCCGGTCACCAACACCAAGGGCGAGTTCATGGGAGAGGTCATCTCGCGCCTGTCGAAGGAAGGCGTAGTCCTCAATGTCACGGCCATCCTGACGACGGATCAGGTGCGCCAGGTCGCCGAGGCTTTGTCGCCGGCCACCCCGGCCATTGTTTCGGTCTTTGCCGGCCGTATCGCCGATACAGGCGTCGATCCCGTGGCGATCATGCTTGAGTGCAAGCGGATCCTGCAATCCCGACCGAAAGCCGAATTGTTGTGGGCGAGCCCGCGTGAAATCCTCAATCTTGTTCAGGCGAACGATTGCGGTTGCGATATCATCACCATGACCAACGACCTGCTGGCTAAGGTCGCCGGGCTCGGAAAGGATCTCTCGACGTTCTCGCTGGAAACCGTGTCCATGTTCTACCGCGACGCCCAGGCGGCGGGTTACAGCATCCGGGTGCCCGGCGCGTCGGCGGCCTGA
- the asnB gene encoding asparagine synthase (glutamine-hydrolyzing) translates to MCGIAGYFGTASLSPERLEACRVLMGRRGPDHAGYKSFANSAGRRTYLLHSRLSIIDIGERANQPFEVDDLAAVYNGELYNYVELRQKLQFGGAQFRTQSDTEVLITAIAREGWDILDQCEGMWALAVYDTVRGSLTLSRDRFGEKPLYIHQSEDGIYFGSEAKFIFALLGRKLPINKAQISRFLVNGYKSLYKGGETFFEGLSELPPSHNLFIGATGKTEQRPYWHPRFQPRDDMSYKQAVDGCRERLIEAVRLRLRSDVPMAFMMSGGVDSSAIISIAKRIFNYDVHGFTIMNDDVRYDESAIVASSVATLGIRHTPLHLRPGNIMAEMRELVKYHDAPIYTITYYVQWLLMQEVAKAGYKVSFSGTGADELVSGYYDHHLMYLAEMKGEPGYDAAVAAWTKHVKLEVRNPLLSNPDLFVGNWGFRDHIYLNNHVWADFLTNPIAEEFAEVHYTDSLLRNRMMNEIFFEGVRVILHEDDLNAMYFSIENRSPYLDRNLFEFCYSIPNRHLIQNGFNKAVLRDSMRGIVPDLVLDQRRKIGFNTPILSLLDTQDPAVRDELLADSPVFDVIRRDRMPEILSKGDLQNSESKFLFNFLNTKLFLEEFSS, encoded by the coding sequence ATGTGCGGAATTGCCGGTTATTTTGGAACGGCCTCGCTCTCACCGGAGCGGCTTGAAGCTTGTCGCGTCCTGATGGGGCGCCGCGGCCCCGACCATGCCGGCTATAAGTCCTTTGCCAATTCCGCCGGCCGTCGGACGTATCTACTTCACTCCCGCCTCTCGATCATCGATATAGGTGAAAGAGCGAACCAGCCCTTCGAGGTCGACGATCTTGCCGCCGTGTATAATGGCGAGCTCTACAACTATGTAGAACTGCGCCAGAAGCTCCAGTTCGGCGGCGCACAGTTTCGTACCCAGTCGGATACGGAAGTGCTGATCACCGCTATAGCGCGCGAAGGCTGGGACATTCTGGACCAGTGCGAAGGCATGTGGGCACTCGCGGTTTATGACACCGTACGCGGTAGCCTCACCCTGTCGCGCGACCGCTTCGGCGAAAAGCCACTCTATATTCACCAGAGCGAAGACGGCATCTATTTCGGTTCCGAGGCGAAATTTATCTTCGCCTTGCTTGGCCGGAAATTGCCGATCAACAAGGCGCAGATTTCACGCTTCCTGGTGAATGGCTACAAGTCGCTTTACAAGGGCGGCGAGACCTTCTTCGAAGGTCTGTCCGAATTGCCGCCCTCCCACAACCTGTTCATCGGTGCGACTGGGAAGACCGAACAGCGGCCGTATTGGCATCCACGCTTTCAGCCACGTGACGACATGTCGTATAAGCAGGCCGTCGACGGTTGCCGGGAGCGGCTCATTGAGGCCGTCCGCTTGCGCCTGCGCAGTGATGTGCCTATGGCCTTTATGATGAGCGGTGGCGTCGATTCTAGTGCGATCATCAGCATCGCCAAACGGATCTTCAATTACGACGTCCATGGCTTCACCATCATGAACGACGACGTTCGCTACGATGAGAGTGCCATCGTGGCATCTTCCGTTGCCACGCTAGGAATTCGTCATACGCCACTGCATCTTCGTCCGGGCAACATCATGGCCGAAATGCGCGAGCTGGTGAAATATCACGACGCGCCGATCTACACGATCACGTATTATGTGCAGTGGCTACTGATGCAGGAAGTGGCCAAGGCCGGCTACAAGGTGTCATTTAGCGGCACCGGCGCCGACGAACTGGTTTCGGGCTACTATGACCATCACCTGATGTATTTGGCCGAGATGAAGGGCGAGCCTGGCTATGACGCGGCCGTAGCTGCCTGGACCAAGCATGTCAAACTCGAAGTCCGCAATCCATTGCTATCGAACCCCGACCTTTTTGTTGGAAACTGGGGATTCCGCGATCACATCTATCTTAACAACCACGTCTGGGCCGATTTCCTCACTAATCCCATTGCCGAAGAATTCGCGGAAGTTCACTATACTGACTCGTTGCTGCGCAACCGCATGATGAACGAGATATTCTTCGAAGGCGTTCGCGTCATTCTGCACGAGGACGATCTGAATGCGATGTATTTTTCGATCGAGAACCGTTCGCCGTATCTCGACCGGAATTTGTTCGAATTCTGCTACTCGATTCCGAATCGTCACTTGATACAGAATGGGTTCAACAAAGCAGTGCTGCGCGACTCTATGCGTGGCATCGTGCCCGATCTAGTGCTCGATCAAAGACGCAAGATCGGCTTCAACACGCCGATACTTTCTCTGCTCGACACCCAGGACCCCGCTGTTCGAGATGAGCTCCTCGCAGACAGCCCGGTCTTCGATGTGATCCGCCGCGACCGCATGCCCGAAATCTTGAGCAAGGGCGATCTGCAAAACAGCGAAAGCAAGTTCCTGTTTAACTTCCTAAACACCAAGCTTTTCCTCGAAGAATTCTCCAGCTAG
- a CDS encoding D-glycero-alpha-D-manno-heptose-1,7-bisphosphate 7-phosphatase, with translation MIGASANGSARSARAVFLDRDGVLSKSLFFAGKPRAPRNSDDFEIYPTAPAACRALKEAGWLIVVATNQPDIRTGDVSPAVVEAMHRRLQDELAIDAIEVCAHVDADGCDCRKPLPGMLTRAADRLGIDLSRSFMIGDRWRDIEAGRAAGCRTILVDRGWPEKVSTPDLTVFDVGEAADAILAGFGQENT, from the coding sequence ATGATCGGGGCTTCCGCCAATGGATCGGCGCGTTCGGCGCGGGCGGTTTTTCTGGACCGCGACGGCGTACTTAGCAAATCCCTGTTTTTCGCCGGCAAGCCGCGCGCGCCGCGGAACAGTGACGATTTTGAGATTTACCCGACAGCGCCAGCGGCCTGCCGAGCCCTCAAGGAAGCGGGCTGGTTGATCGTTGTGGCGACCAATCAACCGGATATTCGGACGGGCGACGTTTCCCCGGCGGTCGTCGAAGCCATGCACCGGCGTTTGCAAGACGAACTGGCAATCGACGCCATTGAAGTTTGTGCGCATGTCGATGCCGATGGCTGCGATTGCCGCAAGCCGCTGCCTGGTATGCTGACCCGCGCCGCGGATAGACTTGGAATAGACTTGTCGCGCAGTTTCATGATCGGCGATCGCTGGCGCGATATCGAGGCAGGGCGCGCTGCCGGCTGCCGCACGATCCTCGTGGACCGGGGGTGGCCCGAGAAGGTTTCGACCCCCGACCTAACAGTTTTTGACGTTGGCGAGGCCGCCGACGCGATCCTCGCCGGGTTTGGACAGGAGAACACATGA
- a CDS encoding PfkB family carbohydrate kinase: MIEGNFKRKIKDAAEVAGLIGARPANGAPRAEAVVMCHGTFDLVHPGHIRHLLYAKSKGDVLVVSLTCDAHITKANHRPYVPEDLRAMNLAALEMVDYVIIDRQPTPIANIAIVCPDYFVKGYEYQAGSLNPKTYEEKEAVESYGGEMIFTPGDIVYSSSAIIDGGPPNLSMEKLVALMEAEKITFSDLRQALDRTGGIRVHIVGDTIVDRLTQTSLIGAAGKTPTFSVRYEGERDYVGGAGIVAKHLASAGAKVTFSTVLGDDAPKDFVLADLVAAGIDTKAIIDRTRPTTVKNAVVADGYRLLKIDTLDNRGISDRVLEQLRQQLKAVDADIVIFSDFRHGIFNARTIDALIEALPAGVFRVGDSQVASRWGNILDFQNFDLITPNEKEARFALGDQDTVVRPLGTKLYEAAGCKHLILKMGDRGLIAFRPSDAPNEPRSFFTVDPFADHIVDAVGAGDALLAYATLTLKSSQNIVIASILGAMAAAVECERDGNIPVTPDDVRDKISRYESRAGFQHSAA, encoded by the coding sequence GTGATTGAAGGCAATTTCAAGCGTAAAATCAAAGACGCGGCGGAGGTTGCTGGCCTCATCGGGGCGCGTCCGGCGAATGGTGCGCCGCGCGCCGAGGCAGTGGTCATGTGCCATGGCACATTCGATCTGGTGCATCCGGGTCATATCCGCCACCTGCTTTACGCCAAGTCGAAGGGTGATGTCCTCGTCGTGTCGCTGACTTGCGACGCTCACATCACAAAAGCCAATCACCGGCCTTATGTGCCGGAAGATCTTCGCGCGATGAATCTCGCGGCTCTTGAAATGGTCGATTACGTCATCATCGACCGCCAGCCGACCCCGATCGCTAATATCGCGATCGTGTGTCCAGACTATTTCGTCAAGGGCTACGAGTATCAGGCAGGTAGTCTCAATCCAAAGACTTACGAAGAGAAGGAAGCCGTCGAATCCTACGGCGGCGAAATGATCTTTACGCCGGGCGATATCGTTTATTCGTCATCAGCCATCATCGATGGCGGGCCACCGAACTTGTCGATGGAGAAGCTCGTTGCCCTGATGGAGGCGGAGAAGATCACATTTTCCGACCTGCGCCAGGCGCTCGATCGGACTGGCGGCATTCGTGTCCACATTGTCGGCGACACCATCGTCGACAGACTAACGCAAACTTCGCTGATAGGTGCTGCCGGTAAGACGCCGACTTTCAGTGTTCGTTACGAAGGCGAAAGGGACTACGTTGGCGGTGCCGGTATCGTCGCCAAGCATCTTGCGTCGGCCGGCGCCAAAGTCACCTTTTCGACTGTCCTTGGCGACGATGCGCCCAAGGATTTTGTCCTTGCCGATCTTGTCGCGGCTGGAATTGACACCAAGGCGATTATCGATCGCACGCGGCCCACGACGGTGAAGAATGCGGTCGTTGCCGACGGTTACCGCTTGCTGAAGATCGATACGCTCGACAATCGTGGAATTTCGGATCGCGTTCTGGAGCAGTTGCGTCAGCAATTGAAGGCGGTAGATGCAGATATTGTCATCTTCTCGGACTTTAGGCACGGTATTTTCAATGCCCGCACGATCGATGCATTGATCGAGGCCCTTCCAGCGGGCGTATTCCGCGTGGGAGACAGTCAGGTAGCAAGCCGCTGGGGCAACATTCTGGACTTCCAGAATTTCGATCTAATCACGCCAAATGAAAAGGAAGCGCGTTTTGCGCTCGGCGATCAGGACACGGTGGTGCGCCCGCTCGGCACGAAGCTGTACGAAGCGGCCGGCTGCAAACATCTGATCCTGAAAATGGGCGATCGTGGCCTTATCGCGTTCCGCCCATCGGATGCCCCGAATGAGCCGCGGAGCTTTTTTACAGTCGATCCGTTCGCCGACCATATCGTCGATGCCGTCGGCGCAGGCGACGCCTTGCTTGCCTACGCGACGCTGACGCTGAAGAGCTCACAAAACATTGTCATCGCCTCGATCCTTGGCGCGATGGCCGCCGCGGTGGAATGCGAACGTGACGGTAATATTCCGGTAACGCCAGACGATGTGCGGGACAAGATTTCTCGCTATGAGTCGCGGGCGGGTTTCCAGCACTCTGCCGCATAA
- a CDS encoding SIS domain-containing protein, which translates to MTTHAQNYLKEAAAICQALDHGLIEKLADELVALRNRGGRLFLLGVGGSAANCSHAVNDFRKLCGLEAYAPTDNVAELTARTNDEGWETVFTGWLKGSRATPNDAIFVLSVGGGSVERNISVNLVRALDEARRIGCKILGVVGRDGGYTKTVGDAVVVVPTVNADHVTPHAEAFQAVVWHSLSCHPKLMLQGNKWESTVSR; encoded by the coding sequence ATGACGACGCATGCCCAGAATTATCTCAAAGAAGCAGCGGCGATCTGCCAGGCGCTGGATCATGGGTTGATTGAGAAGCTGGCCGACGAACTGGTGGCCCTGCGCAATCGCGGCGGAAGACTTTTTCTGCTCGGCGTCGGCGGGAGCGCCGCAAACTGTAGCCACGCAGTCAACGATTTCCGAAAACTCTGCGGGCTCGAGGCCTATGCACCGACGGACAACGTCGCCGAACTCACGGCGCGGACCAATGACGAGGGTTGGGAAACGGTCTTTACCGGCTGGCTCAAAGGCAGTCGGGCCACGCCGAACGACGCGATCTTCGTGCTGTCGGTCGGCGGCGGCAGTGTTGAGCGGAACATCAGTGTCAATCTGGTGCGCGCTTTGGACGAGGCGCGGCGGATCGGCTGCAAGATTCTCGGCGTGGTCGGCCGTGACGGCGGTTACACAAAGACAGTCGGCGATGCCGTCGTCGTAGTGCCTACCGTAAATGCCGATCATGTCACACCGCATGCCGAGGCATTCCAGGCGGTGGTTTGGCATTCGCTGTCCTGTCATCCCAAGCTGATGCTTCAGGGCAATAAATGGGAGAGCACTGTTTCCCGATGA
- a CDS encoding NAD-dependent epimerase/dehydratase family protein has protein sequence MTLQKRFKRVLVTGGAGYVGSVLVPQLLSQGYEVVVYDTMYFGGDGLPKNPALTVIEGDIRDAAHVREAANGCDAVIHMACISNDPSFELNEGLSKSINFDCFEDLVLATKAAGAKRFIYASSSSVYGVSDAPDVTEEHPLVPLTLYNKFKGMCEPILFKHQSTDFTCVAIRPATICGYGPRMRLDLSVNILTAHAVMNRKITVFGGSQMRPNLHINDMADVYSLLLEAPNDKIAGEIFNAGYQNLSIMQIAQIAKQVVESEFPNQGSVDIVTTPSDDLRSYHVNSDKIRRVLGYAPKRTVEDAIRDVCAAFKAGRLPNSMSDERYYNVRTMKNQKIA, from the coding sequence ATGACCCTTCAGAAGCGCTTTAAACGTGTACTGGTCACCGGGGGGGCTGGCTATGTCGGCTCGGTGCTGGTGCCGCAGCTTCTCAGCCAAGGTTATGAAGTCGTCGTTTACGACACGATGTATTTTGGCGGCGACGGTTTGCCCAAGAACCCGGCGCTGACAGTGATCGAAGGCGATATTCGTGACGCGGCGCACGTTCGCGAGGCGGCAAATGGGTGCGATGCCGTCATTCACATGGCCTGCATCTCCAACGATCCAAGCTTTGAACTGAATGAAGGTCTCTCCAAATCGATCAATTTCGACTGTTTCGAGGATCTTGTGCTCGCTACAAAGGCGGCGGGGGCCAAGCGCTTCATCTACGCGTCGTCGAGCTCGGTTTATGGCGTGTCCGACGCTCCCGATGTGACCGAGGAGCACCCTCTGGTGCCGCTGACGCTCTACAATAAATTCAAAGGCATGTGCGAACCGATCCTCTTCAAGCACCAGTCAACCGATTTCACCTGCGTGGCGATCCGGCCCGCGACCATCTGCGGCTATGGCCCACGCATGAGGCTCGACCTTTCCGTCAATATTCTGACGGCGCATGCGGTGATGAACCGCAAGATTACCGTGTTCGGTGGCAGTCAGATGCGGCCCAATCTGCATATCAATGATATGGCCGATGTCTATTCCCTGCTGCTCGAGGCGCCGAACGACAAGATTGCCGGCGAAATTTTCAATGCCGGCTACCAAAATCTGTCGATCATGCAGATCGCGCAGATTGCGAAGCAGGTGGTCGAAAGCGAATTTCCCAATCAGGGCTCGGTCGATATCGTTACGACGCCGTCTGACGACCTGCGCTCCTATCACGTCAACTCGGACAAGATTCGCCGTGTACTCGGCTACGCGCCAAAGCGGACCGTCGAGGATGCCATCCGGGACGTTTGCGCGGCTTTCAAGGCCGGTCGCCTTCCAAACAGCATGTCGGACGAGCGCTACTACAACGTCCGTACCATGAAGAATCAAAAAATAGCTTGA
- a CDS encoding NAD-dependent epimerase/dehydratase family protein — translation MPNKAIAVVTGGAGFIGSHAVDVLVSRGYAVRVIDNLSGGREANLRSQATNPDVTAEWRDIRDIAPDDAAFRDASIVLHFAGIGDIVPSIERPSEYMSVNVQGTVQVLEAARQAKIKRFVYAASSSCYGLANVPTREDHPINTKYPYALSKYLGELSALHWFGVYGLSVNVIRIFNAYGTRSRTSGAYGAVFGVFLKQKIAGKPFTVVGDGTQSRDFLYVTDVAEAFVAAAEAQISGQVWNLGAGNPQTVNRLVELLGGAVINIPKRPGEPDCTWADIGKISRDLGWKPKVSFEQGVANVLADIDYWRDAPLWDVSSIASATKTWFAYMDPDRTKEVSERD, via the coding sequence ATGCCAAACAAGGCGATTGCTGTCGTAACTGGCGGGGCCGGCTTCATCGGCAGCCACGCAGTGGATGTTCTAGTGTCGCGCGGTTACGCCGTGCGCGTCATCGACAATCTCTCCGGTGGGCGCGAGGCCAATCTTCGATCTCAAGCCACCAATCCCGATGTCACAGCTGAATGGCGTGATATCCGCGATATCGCTCCGGACGATGCCGCCTTTCGCGACGCTTCGATCGTTCTGCATTTCGCAGGTATTGGCGATATCGTTCCGTCGATCGAACGGCCGTCGGAATATATGTCGGTCAATGTGCAAGGGACCGTTCAGGTGCTTGAGGCCGCGCGACAAGCCAAGATCAAGCGCTTTGTCTACGCTGCCTCATCCTCGTGCTACGGACTGGCCAACGTGCCCACGCGCGAGGATCATCCGATCAACACGAAGTACCCCTATGCCTTGTCGAAATATCTCGGCGAGCTGTCAGCGCTGCATTGGTTCGGGGTCTACGGCCTGTCGGTCAATGTCATCCGCATTTTCAACGCCTACGGTACACGCTCGCGCACATCCGGCGCCTATGGGGCGGTGTTCGGGGTTTTTCTCAAGCAGAAAATCGCCGGCAAGCCGTTCACGGTCGTTGGCGACGGCACCCAAAGCCGCGACTTCCTTTATGTGACCGATGTCGCCGAGGCGTTTGTCGCGGCTGCGGAAGCGCAGATCAGCGGACAGGTATGGAATCTTGGGGCGGGAAATCCGCAGACGGTCAATCGTCTGGTCGAGCTGCTCGGCGGCGCGGTTATCAATATCCCGAAACGTCCCGGAGAGCCGGACTGCACCTGGGCGGATATCGGCAAAATCTCGCGCGACCTCGGGTGGAAGCCAAAGGTCAGCTTCGAGCAGGGCGTCGCAAATGTTCTGGCCGATATCGATTACTGGCGGGACGCGCCGTTGTGGGATGTGTCATCGATCGCCAGTGCGACCAAGACCTGGTTTGCGTATATGGATCCGGATCGCACCAAAGAGGTAAGCGAGCGTGATTGA
- a CDS encoding Gfo/Idh/MocA family protein → MRVIVVGYGVQGHKRKAASGADCAAVVDPVSADADFRSIEQVPLDRYDAALLCIPDEPKIDLITYLLSNGKHVLVEKPLLAPNDARLAELERLAQANRVVCYTAYNHRFEPHFMRMRDLIASGVLGNIYGVRMFYGNGTARLVRDSAWRDTGAGVLPDLGSHLLDTLLFWFPQAREWDYRIRWAAAHENRCFDHVGIDVAKTQHSPLVQLEMTLLMWRNHFTCDVLAEKGSAHIESLCKWGPTTFVHRKRVLPSGRPPEDKVELVQADPTWAAEYVYFIALCKASGDGNLANDRWINRTLHSLAAEAGAKVLGA, encoded by the coding sequence ATGCGGGTTATCGTCGTCGGTTACGGTGTTCAGGGCCACAAGCGGAAAGCCGCCAGTGGCGCCGATTGCGCTGCGGTTGTCGACCCTGTGTCGGCCGACGCGGATTTCCGGTCCATCGAGCAGGTGCCGCTCGACCGCTACGACGCAGCGTTGCTGTGCATACCCGATGAACCGAAAATCGACCTGATCACTTACCTTCTATCGAACGGCAAGCATGTCTTGGTCGAGAAGCCCTTGCTTGCGCCGAACGATGCGCGTCTGGCCGAGCTGGAGCGGCTCGCCCAAGCCAATCGTGTCGTCTGCTATACGGCTTATAATCATAGGTTTGAGCCGCATTTCATGAGGATGCGCGATCTCATCGCCAGCGGCGTTTTAGGCAACATCTACGGCGTGCGCATGTTTTACGGCAACGGCACCGCTCGGCTCGTGCGCGATAGCGCGTGGCGAGACACGGGCGCGGGGGTGCTGCCGGACCTCGGAAGCCACTTGCTCGACACCTTATTGTTCTGGTTCCCGCAGGCGCGCGAATGGGATTACCGAATCCGCTGGGCGGCGGCGCACGAGAACCGTTGTTTTGACCACGTCGGCATCGACGTTGCCAAGACGCAGCATTCACCGCTTGTACAATTGGAAATGACCTTGCTGATGTGGCGCAATCACTTCACCTGCGATGTCCTCGCGGAAAAGGGCAGCGCGCACATTGAGAGCCTCTGCAAGTGGGGCCCGACGACGTTCGTCCATCGCAAACGCGTATTGCCGAGCGGGCGGCCGCCAGAGGATAAGGTTGAACTTGTCCAGGCCGATCCGACATGGGCCGCGGAATACGTGTATTTCATTGCGCTTTGTAAGGCCTCCGGCGATGGCAATTTGGCCAATGATCGCTGGATCAATCGCACGCTGCACAGTCTGGCGGCAGAAGCTGGCGCTAAGGTGCTCGGCGCATGA
- a CDS encoding class I SAM-dependent methyltransferase: MYQPDTKRPPGDKISRICPMCDGAEMHVHFVYDKQPPLEFKFDAIKDMVYRRELHRCDRCGHLLEWINADLSRLYLADYVDKVWGDRDRIKSTFDRINSLPADRSDNAGRVANIHVYLSRCWPEGRLKAAPRLLDVGTGLGVFPYRMKQAGWDCVGIDVDATLIAHVRDQVGIAAEVADVATVEHLGQFDLISFNRVLEHVVDPVRLLASVDRLLKPDGLVYVELPDAEAAEIEGQEREEYLLGHMHVFSFASYALLIARAGFDLIACERLQEPSAKYTLRGFARRLPAGRKRPIQY, encoded by the coding sequence ATGTACCAGCCTGATACCAAGCGCCCGCCCGGAGACAAGATTTCCCGCATCTGCCCAATGTGCGACGGCGCCGAAATGCACGTCCATTTCGTGTATGACAAACAGCCTCCGCTCGAATTCAAATTTGATGCGATCAAGGACATGGTCTATCGCCGCGAGCTTCACCGCTGCGATCGATGCGGACATCTGCTGGAATGGATCAATGCGGACCTTAGTCGGCTCTACCTTGCTGATTATGTCGATAAGGTTTGGGGCGATCGCGATCGCATTAAGAGCACGTTCGATCGGATCAATAGCTTACCCGCCGACCGCTCGGACAACGCAGGGCGTGTCGCCAATATCCATGTTTATCTCTCGCGATGCTGGCCTGAGGGCCGCCTGAAGGCAGCGCCGCGCCTGCTCGATGTCGGCACAGGTCTTGGCGTCTTCCCCTACCGGATGAAGCAGGCTGGATGGGATTGCGTCGGCATCGACGTGGATGCGACGCTAATTGCCCATGTTCGGGACCAAGTCGGTATTGCGGCTGAGGTTGCCGATGTCGCCACTGTGGAGCATCTAGGTCAGTTCGACCTAATCTCTTTCAACCGGGTGCTTGAGCATGTTGTCGACCCTGTCCGACTGCTAGCCAGCGTCGATAGACTGCTGAAGCCGGACGGCCTTGTCTATGTCGAACTGCCCGATGCAGAGGCGGCCGAAATCGAAGGTCAGGAACGCGAAGAATATCTCCTCGGCCATATGCACGTTTTCAGTTTTGCGTCTTATGCACTGCTGATCGCACGAGCGGGCTTCGACCTAATAGCCTGCGAAAGGTTGCAGGAACCGAGCGCGAAATACACCTTGCGAGGTTTTGCGCGGCGTCTACCCGCCGGCCGCAAACGTCCTATCCAATACTAG
- a CDS encoding N-acetyl sugar amidotransferase, with protein sequence MKYCASCVLPDTRPNLVIGRDGVCNACMNHRNKPHIDWPERQKTFRKIVEEAQRRSSGYDCLIPVSGGKDSTWQTVKCLEYGLNPLTFTYAPPLRTELGRNNLDNLIDLGVDHIDYRINPKAEAVFLLKSFRRFGNCGTPMHTAIFSISRMLANRFRIPLIIWGEDSSTEYGGKKDSDAEFELDKAWLNKFGVSHGTSAADWVDADLTAKMMTPYVGASDEELTQSGTASIFLGYFFKWDPEESRRVAVENGMKIKEDGARTGFYNYADLDDEFIAVHHWMKWYKFGFTRLFDNLSIEIRNGRMTRDAALEVIRATGDQLPLNDIKAFCRFTKISEDEFFSIAEQFRNREIWSKEDGTWKMKDFILPDWTWT encoded by the coding sequence ATGAAATACTGTGCTTCCTGCGTCCTTCCGGATACGCGCCCAAATCTGGTTATTGGAAGAGATGGCGTCTGCAATGCCTGTATGAATCACCGCAACAAACCACATATTGACTGGCCGGAACGTCAAAAGACCTTCCGAAAAATTGTCGAGGAAGCGCAACGCCGGAGCTCGGGCTATGACTGTCTTATCCCGGTTAGTGGCGGCAAGGACAGTACCTGGCAGACTGTGAAGTGTTTGGAATACGGCCTGAACCCTCTGACGTTCACCTATGCACCGCCGTTGCGTACAGAATTGGGCCGCAACAACCTGGACAATCTAATCGACCTTGGTGTCGACCATATTGACTACCGAATAAATCCGAAGGCCGAAGCTGTTTTCCTGCTGAAATCGTTCCGACGTTTTGGCAATTGCGGTACGCCGATGCATACCGCGATCTTCAGTATCTCTCGAATGCTGGCGAACAGGTTCCGTATCCCGCTAATCATCTGGGGTGAGGATTCATCAACAGAGTACGGCGGCAAGAAAGATAGCGATGCCGAATTTGAGCTCGACAAGGCTTGGCTAAATAAATTCGGCGTCTCGCACGGAACCAGCGCGGCCGATTGGGTCGACGCCGACCTTACCGCCAAGATGATGACGCCCTATGTTGGCGCTAGCGACGAAGAGCTTACTCAAAGTGGAACGGCCTCGATTTTCTTAGGCTACTTCTTCAAGTGGGATCCTGAAGAGAGTCGTCGCGTTGCCGTTGAGAACGGCATGAAGATCAAAGAAGATGGCGCGCGTACTGGCTTCTACAATTATGCCGACCTCGATGACGAGTTCATCGCCGTCCACCACTGGATGAAATGGTACAAGTTCGGATTCACGCGCCTCTTCGACAATCTATCCATCGAAATCCGCAATGGCCGGATGACGCGCGATGCAGCTCTAGAGGTCATTCGTGCAACTGGCGACCAGCTTCCGCTTAATGATATCAAAGCATTTTGCCGCTTCACCAAGATTTCCGAAGATGAATTCTTCTCCATCGCCGAGCAATTCCGCAACAGGGAGATATGGTCGAAGGAAGATGGCACCTGGAAGATGAAAGATTTCATCCTGCCTGACTGGACTTGGACATGA